The genomic region aatttcctcaacacaatagtttagattttatttcatgtatgttagattgaatgcaagatctgataagtattgatttGTGGTGAATCTTCGCTCATACTTTTGATGGACAgaggatttttgttcattgtgtaaagttagtctgagctttcctttgtgtatgcttaactttcaatcataagcacatcccttgaagattgcatccactttgtgtagttgtcctaagtgaggcgaagcaaagtgtggttattgagttcaccaaatcaataccatcTCTTGAATTcctaggaatagattagaactCCTAAACCCTCGTCTCCTTTTCAGTTTTTCATGATCCAAGTCCCGAATGATAAAGCTTCATTGTCtaaaccttcattgtgaattgaacaatcCAAGTGTAAGaccctttgtgtattaccaacatatcacaacgcccattgagcttatccacacgtcaagacctaacaaaagaaaccttagaatcgccatatgatcttctagcaTTTTTAGCATACGCAatgattttgttcaagaggataaattatctttgggtactttattctaatgttcggtatatgataaaacgtacaccaacacgaCTCACACACACTCCAAACTCACACAATACTCTTTACAACCTTATTACAACTCACTACAATGCTCTTACTGTAAGGGGCTGCTGTCTCAGGGAGATCAGTAggcttctggggttgtaagtcccttgttattctcagtaggtggaagttgtggtgattgacaaatggttagtgccaagctacagttgtgtgagaattggacgaaaaacttatatatgggggtTGGTTGAAAGAATAGTCGAGtgccaggagtgcaccaaggtggtctgcggtagacacctcctcctaggggtgaagaagagtaaccctgccctctagtctcagggagatagaggtcctacatggacattaggggtgaagtTGAGTAGCCCCGCTTATCATTGGATGGTGAGGTTTACTggtggatgcattctcatggtccctatctcagtgaagtggagtaactgagccaatgttggggatgactcccGGGGAGTTGTCTATGACCCGAGGACTAGGGAAGCGGAGTACCTAGGCCCTTGCGAGAAGGATGATCGTGAAATGGATTGTCCCGGTTGGGGAAatggagtacccaagatcttgtaagggggatGGCCGTGCAATGGGCTATCTATGTTGGAATGTTGGAGCTTGAGAGTTGGGCAAGCTATGTGGGTTGAATTGCAAAGCCAGAAGTCCAtgtgtcttgtggaacaagtggggtgatgtgcTGGGCACGCACCTAGGTTACCTGAAGTGGGATTTGCATTGAGATCTGGgatctcaaggccctagagtgggggtcGAGTGTGGCAGTAGGGACCGGGTTCCGAAAGTGTGGTCATGTTGAGCCAAGCCATGAGGCGAGTCCAAGAGGGTGACaaagatggatgagttgcatgaccGAAAAGAGGACATGGTCCGTAGGCGAGTTGTTCTAGGAGCACAACCGAGTTGAAGGAGAGTTCAGCGACCAAGGAtattggattggatcatggagagaagagcttggtgcccaagtaggagtgcaaggtgttATGTCAATCTGAGAGACTTAGACTGGGTGTTTGCATGGAGCTGGTTATTGTGCATAGGATGTATAGGGAACCGGGTTCACCAGTGAAGCCATGTAGGCATAGGCTAGGGGCCCAAAGCAGTGTGACTTGGAGTCCTCGTTCAGGAAGGGGGTTTGAGTTGTGTACTGGGTAAGCCGTTGCGGGCTCATGAGAGAGTCAGTAGTGCGCCAGGTTGAGTTCCGAAGGAGACAAGGTCTTCGTGGATTAGGAGTCTATATGAGAAGCTGCCGCCAGGGGCGAGGTGCAGTGGTATCTGTActggtgtttcaagagtggacgttgATCTAGGGGCAGGAACTTGTAATCGGATGCTTGGGAAGTATTCGGGGTAGTGACCAGCGACaaagttggaattgtttgtagaccggGCCAAGGGCCATCTCTTCATAACAATAAAGCTATCTATTGCCCCAGTATTGTGTTCATTGCGTGGAGATGGACAAACAGGAAGCTAGCTCAGGGAGTCTAGTCgtcccatgagatatgtttggtgcttgagggttcagaggcgctgagggaggccaacatggggcACCAGTACTATGGGAGTACTGGGCATGCTCAAGGAGTGTGCAGAGTTGGAGCCGGAGGACTTAAGGAGTTCCGGAAGGGTCAGTGTTAGTAGTcagggtcttatgggggactcaagaAGACGAAGGCATAGGGGAGACCTGTAAGCTTGTACCAGGGGTGCAAGGATGATGCGACAAGATAGTGCTAGAGTAGAGTCAgggacttgaagggagtgctaggAGCATCAGGATGAAGGAAACCCATGAGGgggttggcatgcacttctattcCGCATGGGTGTGTGTTAATGAGGTCAagtggtggacacttgaaaagggaTGGCGTAGTCTGGAAACAAGAAAGGACTTGTCTGCAATGGAAATCGTGAGTAAGGTTTGCCAGTGCCGCATGAGGTTggacctcctttggaaggaaaaagcttgtttgggcagCAGGTCAGTCTAGCCCCGTGACACTTACAATGTTCCCTCGAGATTTATTTTAATCCCAACTCCCAAGAATATTGTTTTATCTCCCATATATTACAACTTTTCTTTTGTGGTGCCCCTCAACACGTTGAGATTATATTTCCCTTCTCTTTTCAGTACACTATTGCACGTTCATGACTCTAAATATTCCTAAAACACACTTGAGATAGAAACACACTAACATTATTTTGTATCTATCTATATTGGCTGTCCATGGAAGTCAAAAGATCAAAATGAAGATTTGATTGACCCAAGTTCTCTCTACCGGATGAAGGTTTGCAAGAGCTTACTCATTTATACAATAATTTCTATTGTTCatttttaagtattttaaatcttgTTAGTTAATTTCTTTATATTTCTATTATCTAATATTTGCTGACATGTTTATCTaataattgcaaagatagatttcAACACTTTCTTCTTGTTTTGTGCGTTTCATACAACAAAACAACGCTAAACAGGTTCCTTGCCTTTTTGTATTTTTCCACTTTTTATCAAAAAGTTATGTTTGCATTTTTGTTTTGGTAAATTTTTACCAGCCTCATTTTAGTAAACATTTTAGCtaattatttatattttgtttattagaaGTTAAACTGAATTATATTAGTGTATTGGGTGAGGTTAACTCTCAAAGAAGATTTCCTTTGCAGAAGTTAACTTTGTCTTACATTACAGATATAATTACATCAAAACGATAACAGCTATGACCTCGCAAAATTGGTTAGACGTGAAATTCCAGAGAAAAGGCAGGTCATCAAAAATAGGGGCGCCCACTAGTGACAGTCTTAACAAACTAATAGAACAAAAGATTTTTTGTTCACGCTAAAAAAGGAATGATGTCCTACATTCTACAAATCCACATGATATCGAATGTATACCAGTTTAATGAAAAACATGAAGAGTTTCGGTTCTCAAATTAGCTCACCAAATGCCTGTTCAAAAAACAACTAATATTAGCGAACATATAACCTTTAATCTAAATCATTAACAAGCAATACCATAGTAAGGCAAAACCACCAAACTAATATGCAATTGAAAATATATCATGTACCATAAGCAGATTCTACTCTTCATTACAGATTATAACATGGTGAAAACTGATTTTTAACACATTGACTAGAAAACAACGAAGTGCCATTACGAGCTCACAATTAAAGACAGAAGAAAAAAAGAATATGGGTTACTGGAAGTTTTTTGTATAATTATGCCAATTAACAGACCTGAAATCAATATCCAGCATAAAAAATATCATAACAAAAACATGTTAATTTATCCAATGAAGATTTAACATACTAAATCATCcaaaaattattaatattaataaccCCAAAGACAATCCAATCAAGGGCCGATTTTAAGAAATAGATGCACACCCAAAACATACCAAGTTTGTCCGTGTAGAAAGGAATGTGCAACCTAAGCGAATCTATGTATGCAAAGAGAATAATTGGTGCCCGTAAATTCATAGTGATGACTCATGCAATGCCTGTTCAGAAAAATGAATGTATATTATAGGCCAGTACATGATGCATGCCATGGCAACAATGATCATAGTTCATTgcacaatcaacaacataaaaaaaatggaacccCAAACGAGTAGATGAGTGATTTTGATGTAAAGCTTGCATCAACATGAGATCCAGTGCAAATGGGAAAAAAATATTCATTGTCATACGACTTTGTAACAAATAATGAACCTTTCTGGTTCACGAGTCAAACAAATAACTTCTTGCATGTTAGATTTTTTATAGTTCAGGTGTCCATGCCCCAGGGTGCACTACCAATACTTTTCAATCCAGGCAAAAGCCTCAGAATCACTACATCCAAGCAAGAGTTGGAAGTAGGCAATACCTCGATGTGCAAGATTTTGTCACCACAGAAGAATAAAAAAAAACTTTACACTATTCTTCCTCTGATGTTAATGTTCACATATACATCATTCTGGGGTACACACCTTCAAAGAAAACGAAGGATACAACTCAAATTCTGAAGCATGTTCTGACATATTTTATGCCCAATGTCAGATTTACTGATATCAAAAGTTTTACTTTAAAAAGCCGCCTCCTTTTTACTGTGATAACTTCACTGAAAGAAGCCAATATTCATTTGGCCTGACAAGCAAGGCTTAAAAAAAGCTGTACAGCACACAAGATCCACTGATTCAACCTCCAAATAAACATAGCCCTGAGGAAATCCTAATCTGAGCCAGAAATGCCAGCTAGTACATACATCTCACAAATATCACTAGAAGTGTGTTCATAAGACAATATTAAGACCTAACAGATAAAGCACAGATTAGCAGGAAAATATAGCATAGAAATAAAACCAGAAGCTTGCAAGAATAAGTACTGAAGCACCAACTTAACCAACTACTTGATGTGAAATAACACCTCCAGTGGCATCAACAAGCTGACGCTGCTTAGATGGATGTTCGATCTTACTTCCACTCCCTGATTAATTTCCTCTTAGACCAAAGCTCCCACCACCACGTCCACTGGAGCGACCACGCCTAGCATGGCTGTGGTCTCTACCACGATAACCGTGACTACCTCTGTGCTCACCTGACCAGGATGAACCACCATGTGGGGTAATGCTAGGGTTTATTTCATGGTTATCACCATTTCTAGATGCCAAACCTGCCTTTGGTTGATAGAATTCTAGAGGTTTTTGACTTGAGATTGGCTGAGAATGTACTTGTAAATTTTGTTTGGTCAGATTGCTGTTTATTAATGGTTGCTGTTTGCTTGTATCTTGTCTATGATGTTGGCCAGCTCCCAAAGATGACTCTGAATTCCTTGGTATAGAGGTATCATGCTGTTTGCGGCTCTGCACATTAGCAGTTTGGGGATGTTCTTCATATCCATCAGTTACTCGTGTACCAGATCTTGTGCCAGCCCCAGTTTGTTGCCAATGGCCATGATTGGCCTGTCGACGCTGCTGATATGACATAGAATTTGCAATTTGTTTAGGCTGTTCTTTGTCAGTTGTTTGTCTATCTGGATGTGTCAACTTCAATTGCTGCTGGGATAAACGGCCAGTATGTGTTCTATCAACATCAGAGTTCAGATTCTGATTTTTCCCTTCAAATTGATTTGGTGAAGCAGGTACCTGCTGCCCAAAAGAATGCTCCTGCAACTGATGCTTCTTTGTTGATGATAGTGGTCCTTCCTGCTGATCACAGATAGTTTTTAGATGTTCAGGCACTCTAGTTTCCGAGTCATGTTGCTCCTCATTCGAATCCATCTTTAGTTGGTGGGTATCAGGTTGGCCAGAGATAAGTTTTTGATGCAAATGGTGCTCTTTATGATCTGCTGACCCTTGTGGCTTTGGAGTCCATGCAGATGACCTAGGTCGCTGATGAACAAAACTCTGTTCAACACGGTGATTTTCCTCACTTTCCTCACTTACTCCAGTAACTCTAGTGAACTGATGGTTTCCTTCCATATAAACTTGGCGACCAGAAAACTTTTGTGACTTTGGACGGGACCTGTTTGCCTGATAGAAACGTTGGTCATGCATGTTCTGATCTCTCTTATAAGCCAGCTGAGGTTCCTGATCCTTTGCAGAATTGCTTGTCTGCAAATGAGGCTCTGATGCAAGTTGTGTACTCTGCTCtgcttcacattgaaggatttgttgCTTGTTTGATTGAACAGCAACAGAATTTGGCAACTCTTCAACATGTCTTGGTTTTTGCAAGTCTGGCTGGTGTGGTTGAGGATGAATTTCAATCCCTTCTGACTTGAAACCCTTTGTTTCTATATGAGTGTGCCTTGTTCTGGAGACAGTCACTTCATTTGTTTGCAAGGGCAAAGCACTTTCACCTTCAATGCTCTGGTGAGTATGAGACACCTTAGTATTTTCTCGGATTTCATTTGAATTTCTCTGACGCCATGAGCCATTTTGCTTTCCCTGCTTTCCAGATATATGCCCTTTATTTTCACCAAAGGACGAATGTTGCTGTTGTGTTTCACTAGTAACTACATTTTTCACCGCACCGTGCTTGTTTTTCTGATCCATTTGATCTCGAGCAGAAAAAGATGACCCAGCTACAAAATGTTGGCAATTTTCATTATGTTGTGCTTGCTCCTTTGCAACAGGTTTTGGAACATAACGCTCTATTTCAGCTCTCTTATTTCTAATCGGGTTTTGTACTACCACTTCACTACTGTCAACTCCAGAAGGTTGTAcctcaatttgatccaatttctGCTTGTCATTTGTAGTAACTTGATGATTTGCTGCACGCACTGGAGCCCACACTCTACCTTCACTTACCTGAGATTTATCAGACACTCTTGCTTCTTGTGATACTCTATATGACCGCTTTGGAAAGTGAGACTTCACTTGAGTAACTCTTCCAGTAGAAGTATCATCTGTTGATTGCAATATTCGATGATCTACCACAGTAGCATCCACAGTATCATGAGTCACACTCGTATCATTTCCACCATTTTGTACAGAACCTAGTTCAGATTTTATATTCTGTATCTCAACACCTTTCTCCACTGCTTTGATTGTATTACTAATTACTAACCCTCCTTCATGTTTTGAATCCCCAGAAATGCTATTTGGTTGCAGTGCCACAATGTGATCATCGTTTGATGACCCTGTTGAACTCACAGTTACAATTGACTTATCAATCTTATTCttgttttttgcatttttgctataTTTCTTCTTGCGGGATATCGAACCATCACCTCCACTGGCAATAGTGTCAGAACTCTTCTCAACTATACAACTGCCTGGTGCTTGCAACATGTTACTCTCACCAGCTAGATTGACAGAATTTCCACTATCTGGTGAAATGATCTGCTCTGTTTTATCCAAAATAGATGATTGAGAACCAGAAGATTTTTGCTCAAAAACATATTGTTTTGCCTTCTGACGGGACCAAGCTTGTTTTGGAAATTCAGGCTGACTGACTTGGCCAGCAACTGAAGAAGAATCTGAACATGTTACTTGAATGTCCTTTTGCAAAGCTTCAGATGTGCTTGGTGAAGTTAAAATAGAAGCGGACACTGGCACAACCAGTACAGGAAGCATGGCAGCATTTTGCAGAGAACTAGTATTAGGATTATTTTCCCTTTGTTTCAAATGGCTCTTCTGGTCATCTGTTTTCAATTGGTATTTTGGATCTTCCCTGCTGACATTGCTAGACCTGCGATAATTTTCTCGTTTGGACCTATCATTTTTCCCACTCTTGACAAGGGCATCACTAGCACTCTTTTCAAGGCTTCCTGGAGTTTCAGATGGCTCTGAAACTTGAACTGGAGGAAGTTCACACACAGCATTATTATTAAGAACATTGTCTGCTTCTCTCAGATTGTCATTCTGCTCCCCATTATTGCTGTAACTGCCTGCTtgatgtttctgtgtatcttcagATACTACTTCCGATCCACTGAATGTTGCAGATGTCATGTTTTCACTTCTAGAATTTCCCACATCCTGAGGTGTTGCAACCCCCAAAGCCCGCCTATTAAGCTCTTCTAACTTTAGAAGGGCCTTAGCCTTCTGTTCTTttatcctctcctcttcttctcttaGCAGCTCCTTTGCACGTTGTGCAGCAGCTTCCTTCAACTTTGCACGCTGCCAAACACCCAAAGATTATACTTAACAACTAACATCAATCCAAGGTCAATCCAACACCATGAAATCATACAATGAAAAAGAATAAAAGTTTGTGAAGATTCACCTGTGCCTCATAATCATGGGAAGCAGGACACTGCTGAATATGAGATTCTCCAGCTGGTTTATCTCCAAAATCTTCAGAGCCAGTTAGAGCATCATCTGCTGTGGAATAAGTAACTATATGTCTATTACCATGAGCACTGTTGGGTTTCGCTGCTTTTAATGCTGACTCCACCACAGGCAGTTTCCTTTTCCATTCACTGTCTCCTTCATGGGCATTAAACCTGCCTTTGGTTGTATTACATTCTTTTTGTAAGGTTTCTTGAATTCCTTTGGGTCCTTGAGTACCGTGCGCTTGCAGGACTGCTCCTTCAGAATCCAGTGTATTTTCTGTTCGGTGATTATCACTGCGCTTAAGTAACTGAACTTTATCACTGATCTTGGGAGTTTCAAGAGATAAATTATTGGACCCTGATGCACTGGATAAACCACCTTTTAATTTAACAGATGTATTTGATGCTAAATTTCTTTCTGGTATAGGCATTGCATTTGATGCTAAATTTCTTTCTGGTATAGGCATTGCAACTACAGAAATTCTATCAGGGCCATCTGTGGAAATATGTTCATCAGATCCTTTCAATGGTGTTACCAATGTCTGTGCCTCTTGGCAAAGAGCATGGTTCCTGCTTGTGGAATAAGATTCTACTTTTTGTTTAGATGCCTCCTCTCCAAACTTTACATCCTCTAGCTGAAATTTCTCAACCGTCGCTACAAATTTCTTTTCATCTTGGGGTAAGCCACCAACTTTCAAGTGATGTTCCAATCCAGTCTGAAAATGATCCACCGAATGTGCAGCCCTGTTTGGGTCAATTTCAGCACAATCACGCTTCCTTTCCTTATTCAAATCTTCAAGCACGGAGGACTTGTAAGAATCCATGCCATCTTTAGTTTTAACTTGAACGTGTTTTTTATCACTCAAGTTTGTCTGCTCAGCTACCCTTGTAACATTGGCCCCTTTCTCATGGTTGCTTTCCAAGACTGAAATCCTGCTATCTTCAAATTCTCGACTTGATAAAGCCTCTTCATCAAAAACAGGTTTGGAAAAATCCATTTTCTCGTCACTACTAACAGTACCCCAATTACGATGGCCACTAAGAGCTGTTCGTGAATTGTCTTTCTCACTTTGAGGATTTCCAGCAGAAAGAGAGGAGTTTCTCCTTGTATTTGAATCCTGGGGATGAAATGGGCGACTATTGTCACTAGAATTATCCGCATCtttagacatccacacatcaaccTGCTTTGAGTAAGTCTTATCTGTCCCTTCAGAAGCAACCCTACCATGAGATGTCAAATCATTTTGTTCTCTTGATAAAGGAAGCAAAGTTGCTGGGCGCACACCAGATCCAGGTCCATTATATTGAAACCGAGGCCCATCAACAGGATGACCCTGATAATGAGGATATCCACCATACATACCAGGCCCAGCCCCCATCCTTGTCATTGCCATCTCTCTTTCATCAATGTTACCATAGTGGGAACTAGGGATTCCCGGAGGTCCATAGTAACCATCAAAAGGTAGTTGATTAGGATACAAACTATTGCCAAGAGGAACACCAGGACGACCTGCCACCATAGGTTGTGCCATATATGGACCATACATTTCACCCTGTCTTCCATACCCACCAGGTCCATGTGGCCTTTGAGCATATGGTACGGGTCCATATTCAAATGCTGGACGTATATAACCAGGTGCTGTGAATGGAAACCTGACTTGTCCACCAGGAGGACCATAGGGAGCAACTGGAGGTCCAGCCCTATGCCATTCTTCTTCTGTTAATTTTGAAGCTGTGCAGTTATTAATCCCATCATCATAATGCCAGGAATCCACTGTGTGTACAAATGTTTTCCTATGAAATCCTTCCTTGGGTGCATGTCCCTCATCTGGAGCTAGCATATCCCTAGGTCTTCTATCCTTACCTGTAGATGCTTCATCTGAAGTACAAAGCAAATTATAGTTACAGATTAATAAACATTGTATGGTTCCTAAAAACAGCAAGGCCTACACAAGTAAGACTTTTGTCATTTTCCTGGGGCTTTGAAATTGGACAAAGGACTAGGATTCTCACCATTCCAATCAGCTAGAGAAGGCTTTAATTTCTCCTTTTGTGCCAAACCTTCAGAAGTCGACATTGGTCGTGTGGTGGAAGCATTGCCTGCCATCATTAGCGTTTAAATAAGTGGCTCATATACACTTTCACAAGAATAAGACAATTAGGCACAAAAAagaaaaatgagacaaaagcagaGTTTATGTAATGCAAGTCATATTATGGTACAGAATATGCAAATCTTTACTATGTTTCTGAAAATTGGTATACCATGCTGTGGACGCAAATCTGGGTTCTTGTCAGACCCAAGAGTCGGAAAGTCAACAGATGTCAGAGTAAATCGAGCAGGCTGAGGATGATTTTCTCCCTGAAAAAGTGAAATGACAAACAACCAACAACAATATCTTTTGAGATACCACCATcacattgaattttgaaatgattcGAAAACATTCCATTAAAGAAATCAAATATGAACAGACGAATTATTAGTGAATATATTGGTAGGAGAAAATGCACTCTATTAAAAACAATTAAACACGAAAAATGAGCTTTCAATACTTCCATCCAACAAAAGTAAGTCTTACAATCTCAACAAGCATTACCAGCTTCTGTGAAGTTCCAGATCCTCCCCATGGAACATTTGATTCAATTGATGAATCTGCAAAACGGGAGAGGTGTGAACTCCCTGGTCTTGATTCCGCACTGCAAGGACGAGTTAGCGTTGATTGTGAATGACCCATGCCCAGTGCCCCTGATGCAGATGAGGGACGGCTCAATCCATAGCTCCATGCATTTGGAGTAGCAGGTTCATGAGAATGGTCACTTCCCGCAGTCGATGGACGAGTACCACTTCCTCCAGATGAAGGACGAGCTGTACTAACATTTGAACGGTTGCCCCCCACTCCAGCATTAGCAGGaggtgatgaagaaaatgaagcagCTCCCCAAGCATTAACAGTAGTAGGAGGTGAGTGGCCAGTGCCCCAGCTAACAGTACCTCTGAGAAAGATTTACGTTGTAGGTATCAGTATGGAGTAAAAGGTCTTTACTTAAAGGATCTAATATAGAAATAGAACTTGTAAGTTCAATGCATTACCGTGTAAGATAAATTTCacacaaaatattacaatatcTGCAATGCTATCGGTATAGCATGCACTGATATAGAATAAATTTGTTAACTTTCTTACACACAAATACCCAGTTTCAAGAATTAGATATTCAAAAGCAAAGAGAATAAAAAGATGTGCCCAATATGTGTAGGGGTTAGTAAGACATTGCAATAACCATCTTAAGGACTTGCATGCTAAAGTCTGCTTCTGGTTTAGCAATGTCAGTGCGCCATTATAAACATTCTGAAGTAATTGAAAACTCAAGTTCAATATGAGATACACACTCAGGAAATTGTTTTCAGGTGATATGACGCCCAGATTTACCATATTTGACATGATTTGAATACTCACCATGCACTTGCAATTTATTTTTGCAGCCAAGTAATTTGCCCATTAACTCATATATCTGTGCTTTGTCAAATTTTTGACAAGATTTGATGAATACTGCTGATTTTTGTGAAAGAAATGaattttagttatttttaatttGCAAGTTTTTGCTAAGTCATCAAGCCAGATTCAAAATTAGCTCTTTAGTTTTGCTGAGTCACAAGTTTTGGAACTCTCTTATATTATTCATCTTCCAAATAGAAACAGAAGATATATGACTCATGGCAGTACCAAAGGCAAGGAAGACACTAATACATCAATCAGAGAAATTGGAGCCCAAACCATGTGATACATGGACGAGGAACTTGTAAGTTACAACAAAATATAAGGAATATATACATGCTATACCTATGAAAAATCCAAATAGGCATGCTCCAGTAACTCGTCTGAATTATTTGTCATGGGTGAGTGAATATATGCTTCATATATCAAATATTCTGACTATTATCCAGAAAATACCATCGGACATCAATTATTTCTTATCGCAtgcttatatattaatattaaatgatTAGCT from Cryptomeria japonica chromosome 3, Sugi_1.0, whole genome shotgun sequence harbors:
- the LOC131068480 gene encoding protein MODIFIER OF SNC1 1 isoform X1, yielding MVTSAMLTGERRGVSARRSGMTVLGKVPKPLNLPSQRLENRGLDPNVEIVPKGTVSWGTGHSPPTTVNAWGAASFSSSPPANAGVGGNRSNVSTARPSSGGSGTRPSTAGSDHSHEPATPNAWSYGLSRPSSASGALGMGHSQSTLTRPCSAESRPGSSHLSRFADSSIESNVPWGGSGTSQKLGENHPQPARFTLTSVDFPTLGSDKNPDLRPQHGNASTTRPMSTSEGLAQKEKLKPSLADWNDEASTGKDRRPRDMLAPDEGHAPKEGFHRKTFVHTVDSWHYDDGINNCTASKLTEEEWHRAGPPVAPYGPPGGQVRFPFTAPGYIRPAFEYGPVPYAQRPHGPGGYGRQGEMYGPYMAQPMVAGRPGVPLGNSLYPNQLPFDGYYGPPGIPSSHYGNIDEREMAMTRMGAGPGMYGGYPHYQGHPVDGPRFQYNGPGSGVRPATLLPLSREQNDLTSHGRVASEGTDKTYSKQVDVWMSKDADNSSDNSRPFHPQDSNTRRNSSLSAGNPQSEKDNSRTALSGHRNWGTVSSDEKMDFSKPVFDEEALSSREFEDSRISVLESNHEKGANVTRVAEQTNLSDKKHVQVKTKDGMDSYKSSVLEDLNKERKRDCAEIDPNRAAHSVDHFQTGLEHHLKVGGLPQDEKKFVATVEKFQLEDVKFGEEASKQKVESYSTSRNHALCQEAQTLVTPLKGSDEHISTDGPDRISVVAMPIPERNLASNAMPIPERNLASNTSVKLKGGLSSASGSNNLSLETPKISDKVQLLKRSDNHRTENTLDSEGAVLQAHGTQGPKGIQETLQKECNTTKGRFNAHEGDSEWKRKLPVVESALKAAKPNSAHGNRHIVTYSTADDALTGSEDFGDKPAGESHIQQCPASHDYEAQRAKLKEAAAQRAKELLREEEERIKEQKAKALLKLEELNRRALGVATPQDVGNSRSENMTSATFSGSEVVSEDTQKHQAGSYSNNGEQNDNLREADNVLNNNAVCELPPVQVSEPSETPGSLEKSASDALVKSGKNDRSKRENYRRSSNVSREDPKYQLKTDDQKSHLKQRENNPNTSSLQNAAMLPVLVVPVSASILTSPSTSEALQKDIQVTCSDSSSVAGQVSQPEFPKQAWSRQKAKQYVFEQKSSGSQSSILDKTEQIISPDSGNSVNLAGESNMLQAPGSCIVEKSSDTIASGGDGSISRKKKYSKNAKNKNKIDKSIVTVSSTGSSNDDHIVALQPNSISGDSKHEGGLVISNTIKAVEKGVEIQNIKSELGSVQNGGNDTSVTHDTVDATVVDHRILQSTDDTSTGRVTQVKSHFPKRSYRVSQEARVSDKSQVSEGRVWAPVRAANHQVTTNDKQKLDQIEVQPSGVDSSEVVVQNPIRNKRAEIERYVPKPVAKEQAQHNENCQHFVAGSSFSARDQMDQKNKHGAVKNVVTSETQQQHSSFGENKGHISGKQGKQNGSWRQRNSNEIRENTKVSHTHQSIEGESALPLQTNEVTVSRTRHTHIETKGFKSEGIEIHPQPHQPDLQKPRHVEELPNSVAVQSNKQQILQCEAEQSTQLASEPHLQTSNSAKDQEPQLAYKRDQNMHDQRFYQANRSRPKSQKFSGRQVYMEGNHQFTRVTGVSEESEENHRVEQSFVHQRPRSSAWTPKPQGSADHKEHHLHQKLISGQPDTHQLKMDSNEEQHDSETRVPEHLKTICDQQEGPLSSTKKHQLQEHSFGQQVPASPNQFEGKNQNLNSDVDRTHTGRLSQQQLKLTHPDRQTTDKEQPKQIANSMSYQQRRQANHGHWQQTGAGTRSGTRVTDGYEEHPQTANVQSRKQHDTSIPRNSESSLGAGQHHRQDTSKQQPLINSNLTKQNLQVHSQPISSQKPLEFYQPKAGLASRNGDNHEINPSITPHGGSSWSGEHRGSHGYRGRDHSHARRGRSSGRGGGSFGLRGN